Proteins from one Belonocnema kinseyi isolate 2016_QV_RU_SX_M_011 chromosome 8, B_treatae_v1, whole genome shotgun sequence genomic window:
- the LOC117178054 gene encoding uncharacterized protein LOC117178054 has protein sequence MSYTLQDLLEVEVDVRMTEEPQRAVFAQTVTQNKCLSWYTFKAVRISASMFKSVCRTSVEKPSLSLIKSFCYAISRTFKTKATEYGLKHEDSARTEYRKIMERDHRNFRVAKAGSVDSQDYLVLGASPDGLTKCNCCPLSCVEIKCPYRMKSPDITMQEFSLVERSFLRREDDGAFKLDREHAYFYQIHLQMHATRTTHCEFVVWSKTHLSVERIYFDSTFLEKQLEKALQFHKHVIMSEVLRKWYTMSKDRRVDKELCCDCGEEDDGDEMILCSNDECKNKWFHEKCVSLPNASSLHWFCRTCSIEIFNI, from the coding sequence ATGAGTTACACGCTGCAGGATTTACTCGAAGTTGAGGTTGACGTCAGGATGACGGAGGAACCACAGCGTGCTGTTTTTGCACAAACAGTGACACAAAACAAGTGTCTCAGCTGGTACACGTTTAAAGCAGTCAGGATTTCAGCTTCAATGTTTAAAAGTGTTTGCCGTACATCTGTGGAAAAGCCATCCCTATCCTTAATCAAAAGTTTCTGCTACGCTATATCGAGGACATTTAAGACGAAAGCTACGGAGTATGGGCTCAAACACGAAGACTCAGCAAGAACAGAATACCGGAAAATCATGGAACGTGACCACAGGAATTTCCGTGTCGCTAAAGCAGGCTCTGTAGATTCTCAGGACTATCTAGTTCTTGGAGCATCTCCGGATGGCCTCACAAAATGTAACTGCTGCCCTCTAAGTTGTGTGGAAATTAAATGCCCATACAGGATGAAGTCTCCAGACATCACCATGCAAGAATTTTCACTGGTGGAAAGGTCATTCTTACGCAGGGAAGATGACGGTGCTTTCAAACTGGATAGAGAGCATGCCTATTTTTACCAAATACATCTGCAAATGCATGCGACACGTACCACTCATTGCGAATTCGTTGTGTGGTCGAAAACTCATTTAAGTGTAGAGCGCATCTATTTTGACAGTACATTTCTTGAGAAGCAATTAGAGAAGGCCCTTCAGTTTCACAAACATGTTATAATGTCAGAAGTATTAAGAAAATGGTACACCATGTCTAAGGATAGACGCGTAGATAAAGAATTGTGTTGTGATTGCGGTGAAGAAGACGATGGAGATGAGATGATTTTATGCTCAAATGATGAGTGTAAAAATAAGTGGTTCCACGAGAAGTGCGTGAGCTTGCCGAATGCAAGTAGTTTGCATTGGTTCTGCAGAACGTGCagcatagaaatttttaatatttaa